A portion of the Cryptomeria japonica chromosome 5, Sugi_1.0, whole genome shotgun sequence genome contains these proteins:
- the LOC131060902 gene encoding probable receptor-like protein kinase At1g11050 translates to MKMKILRAFLLLCLVGKINAECPVNLDYVTEISWNTGDCLSIESQKELSICQTTLTSLLGVGLAQYLREKFMFELPDYASANACLTTFQQKLTLLGLQSNLVLRTLSNVSEFVSNPSLCAGIQSKQDWIDKMKGISMETDCKGDLSQNSACSTCHSSGELARIKLTAGIENITEETNRKCYYFVCLYAAGVVNEFGPKNIHTADCILRVPFVSKEISSRRRIWVYSISGAFVGILLLSCFVLCYWWWVRRNGGESAKHESFVGMNKSLLKAIVKPNTGAVWFDIEEIRAATGNFNGLNLIGEGGFGTVYKGVLSNGQQIAVKRFRSCASDGDSEFINEAEIINSIRHRNLVVLRGFCVSSDDTEGRQRFLIYDYLANGSLDEHIFEGGKNRGVLNWEQRKNIAMGTAEGLCYLHFGVQPAIYHRDIKATNILLDDQMNACVADFGLARMTTEGESHLTTRIAGTQGYLAPEYALYGQLSDRGDVYSFGVVLLEILSGRKALDSCVEVSSDYLITDWAWRLVKSGKILDVVDRRICESGPQRVMERFVLVGILCAHVMVAFRPSMAEALKMLKGDSDIPEIPDRPSPLTHDASFSHEYDSFLSNLSLISIQR, encoded by the coding sequence atgaagatgaaaattcTCAGAGCATTTCTGTTACTCTGTTTGGTCGGAAAGATTAATGCAGAGTGCCCTGTCAATCTGGACTATGTTACTGAAATCTCATGGAACACAGGCGATTGTCTATCCATTGAGAGCCAGAAGGAACTGAGCATCTGTCAGACGACATTAACGAGCTTACTTGGGGTTGGGCTTGCTCAATACCTGCGAGAAAAATTCATGTTCGAACTCCCCGACTATGCCTCTGCAAATGCATGTCTCACCACATTCCAGCAGAAATTAACTTTACTTGGTCTTCAATCCAACTTGGTTCTGCGCACTTTGAGCAATGTATCCGAATTTGTGTCGAATCCCAGTCTCTGTGCCGGGATACAGAGCAAGCAAGATTGGATTGACAAAATGAAGGGGATTTCCATGGAGACGGACTGTAAGGGGGATCTTTCTCAGAACAGTGCTTGCAGTACATGCCATTCGAGCGGAGAATTAGCGCGGATCAAGTTAACAGCAGGAATCGAGAACATTACAGAGGAAACAAATCGGAAATGCTACTATTTTGTATGTCTGTATGCTGCAGGAGTGGTGAATGAATTTGGGCCTAAGAATATACACACAGCTGATTGCATTCTCCGGGTGCCTTTTGTCTCTAAGGAGATCTCATCTCGTCGCAGGATTTGGGTGTACAGTATTTCAGGAGCTTTTGTGGGCATTCTCCTGCTGTCTTGTTTTGTGCTCTGTTACTGGTGGTGGGTGAGGAGAAATGGTGGGGAATCTGCTAAGCATGAAAGCTTTGTGGGTATGAATAAAAGCCTTCTGAAGGCCATTGTGAAGCCCAATACAGGGGCAGTCTGGTTCGACATTGAGGAGATCAGGGCAGCAACTGGTAATTTCAATGGGCTCAATTTGATTGGGGAGGGTGGATTTGGGACTGTTTATAAGGGTGTGCTCTCAAATGGGCAGCAGATCGCTGTGAAGAGGTTCAGAAGCTGTGCTTCTGATGGGGATTCTGAGTTCATAAACGAGGCTGAAATCATCAACAGCATTAGGCATCGGAATCTGGTGGTTCTGAGAGGGTTCTGTGTTTCCAGCGATGATACAGAGGGACGCCAGCGGTTTCTGATCTACGACTACCTGGCTAATGGCAGCCTCGATGAACATATCTTCGAAGGGGGTAAAAACAGGGGGGTTTTGAATTGGGAACAGAGGAAGAACATCGCCATGGGTACTGCTGAGGGACTGTGTTATCTGCACTTTGGAGTTCAGCCTGCAATCTATCACAGAGACATTAAGGCCACCAACATTCTGCTGGATGATCAAATGAATGCCTGTGTTGCAGATTTTGGGCTCGCGAGAATGACCACAGAAGGGGAATCTCACCTCACCACACGAATTGCTGGGACACAGGGCTACTTGGCCCCTGAATATGCTCTGTATGGACAACTCTCAGATCGGGGTGATGTCTACAGTTTTGGTGTTGTGCTGTTGGAGATTTTGAGCGGGAGAAAAGCTCTTGATAGTTGCGTTGAAGTTTCCTCTGATTATCTCATTACAGATTGGGCGTGGAGGCTTGTAAAATCAGGGAAAATTTTGGATGTGGTCGACAGAAGAATCTGTGAGAGTGGACCTCAGAGAGTAATGGAGAGATTTGTTTTGGTGGGCATTCTGTGCGCGCATGTTATGGTGGCATTTAGGCCGAGTATGGCTGAAGCTTTGAAGATGCTTAAGGGAGATTCCGACATTCCTGAAATACCAGACAGACCTTCACCTCTTACACATGATGCATCTTTCAGCCATGAATATGATTCCTTCCTTTCAAATCTCAGCCTTATTTCAATTCAGCGGTAA